The region TTTTTACAGTCATTATAGCAGAAATATCCCAAAACATGAGCTGTAgactatatatttaatgtaaataacatcatgtttaaaaatatatatagtaattTGTTAaagtaatatattaaaaaaagtttATAACATCAGTGTCATCAGTATCTATAGAGAGCTGCTGTGACTCACTGTTATTTCCTTGCCAAGGTTTATCTGGGACAACTGCCGTTTGATGCCTTCCCCGCTTCCCAGCTGCCAGATAGCAGCCTCTGCCGGCTGTTTAGTAATGGGCCACTCCTGTTTCTGCAGTTCGTACCAGATAGTGCTGTGAAGATAACAATACAAAGTCATATTTCAGgtagaaaaaaaagataaaattaccgtaaaaactgtaaaattactTTTATCCGGTGAATTGAttgatcattaaaaaaaaagtttaaactccatttctgcagtcatttttattATAGTCATCATGTCAGTTCTAGTACAATCAAAAGTAAGTGAAGATTGTTGGAGTTTCTGTCTTCTGTCATTAGTTTGGTCACAGCTGCAGGAAGGGGaaatgtttgggtgtgttttttttacccaaaaGCATAAACATCAGCAGCTTTGGAAAAAGGAAGCCGATCCTCATCACTCCCAGGGCACAACCTCCGCACAATCTCTGGTGCCAAGTAATATATCCACCCCTGTGGCAGTTTAAGCTCATTCTCCCGCCTGGAAATACACAAAGAATGACtttacataaaaacacaaatacaaacatctTAGCTACTGTCCTGCACATGTGAAAACATGATCCTGGTAATAATGACCGAACACAAAATGTTAAGTTACCTGTCTTCTTGCACCACTCCAGACATGCCAAACAGACCAAAATCTGTGATGACCACTTTATTTGTGTCGTAAAACACATTCTTGGATTTCAAATCCTTGTGCACAATTTCCTTTGCATGGAGATAGCCCATTCCCTATCAGACATAAAAAAGCAAGAGCTATCAGAGATGAGTATAAGTCTAAACTGGGAGGCTGACAAGTAACAATAGAGAAAGGTCTGTACCTTCACAATTTCTTGAGCAATTTGCCTGGTCTTGTTGATGTCCAGAGAGTTTTTTGAATCTCTCACAAAAGAGTAAAGTGTCCGACCCTTGCAGAAACTGTAACataaacaaaattataaatCAAAATATGTACTTAATAATGTACATAAAAAGCATGGCCTCAAGGATGTTAGAGAACCTACTGAGAACACTCTgagttaatacattttaaaaaaaagtgtttttgttttgtatttcttttcaataatatttaagcaggtagtgtcactgtcacacagctccagtgttgagaggctggtgtgttctccccgtgcctGCACGGGTTTCCTACGGTGCtgctgtttcctcccacagtaaaaaaaaaaaaaaaacattggtaggtggattgacaactcaaaatgtgtctcaggtgtgaatgtgtgaatgtgtgttgccctgagaaaaCAAATCTGGCTCAGCTGGGGGTCTCTGACTGGATTGAAAACAAATAGATGGTATGAAAATGACATGTTTCCAATGGGTGTTAACTTCAGCAATTAGAAAATATCATTTTCAACACCTCACTGAAGTTGGAAAAGTTATCATGTTGTCTATAAAGACAGAAAACTATGTAATTAAGGGTCCCTGATGCCTGCTACTACAGATTTTTAGCAATGTATGTTCTTTCATTTTAAGAGATGTGAGTGTTtttctgagaaaaaataaacacaggaaaTTCAACAGATTGCTATACATATTTTTCCAGTGATTATTCAGGCAAACAGTTTGCACAATGCTAACTATTTAATATATACTTCAGTTACTTCTTAGCCCCAGTGCAAAATTTAAGAAACAAATTATGGACACCTAACATTTCTTAACTGAATCTATAGAAGTGTgaaatcatataaatataattagttTTCCCACTGTGCTCTTAAAACTCTGGTCTAAAACCATGGAAAACTAAATTGCACAATACTGCAGTTATCATGAGTGACACTTCTTCATGAGTGAGACTTCAGTCCAGACTCCCCTACTCCTCAGGATCAGGCTCACCTTGTAATAATGGCCAGCTGTGGTGGGTTCATGCAGGCTCCCATAAACAACACCACATTCTCATGCCGAGTCTGTCTATAGTTCATCACTTCCTTTTTGAAGAGCTTCAGGTGTCCCTGGTTATTTCCATCTATTTCTAATAGACGCACAGCCACCTCTCCATGCCACCGGCCACGGTACACCTTCCCCCAGCGGCCCTTCCCGATCAGCTCCCCCAGGACCAGCTGTTCAAAGGGAACATCCCACTCCTGAAGGTACACACTGGTCTGGCTTGGCTTGCGGGAGAAGTGACCCTTCCTGGGACTGAAGTTAGGCAGGTCATCtacatcatcatcctcatcttcacCTTCATCCTCAGAAGCAGCTTCTTGCTTTTCTTGCTCTGGTTGACATTCATCGTTCACATCTTCATTCTAAATGGAAAAAATATCAGAAATGTTTAAAGACCCCAAAATTCTAAGCTTACTgttccattttcatttctatttTATTCTATATTCTATTGGTCATTTTCTAGTTACTATTTCAACTTTAATGGTATGTATGGTGGCGAGAGTAACAGTTTAATATGTGGAACCTGTGTTGTCCATGTCCATGTGATTTCATGCAAATATAATCACTTAGACATGTTCATATTCCATTTACACAGACAAAAATCCAATTTGTACTACAGCTGCTTTTAGAGCATTTACTAAAGATTATGTTCCATATGAGGCAAAGAAAGACCTTCTGATGTTACAACAACAAACTTACTCAAAGTGCTTACTTttcagaagaaagaaaaaacatttaactTTCAAAAAAGGTTAATATTACAAGATTTTATTCATTGCAATTTTAGTTTTGCTGATACTTTAGGGCAGCTGGTGTTTTCTATCCATATTTAAAACCAGTCTACAAAATATTTTGGTTATATTTATACTTGATATATTTGTGATCAAACTACTATCTGATTAGATGCAAACAATTGCCAGTTGTAAATAGACTGTGGTCTAAATAGCATGTTACAACAATAAAACAGTAAGTTATAAGAAACAGAGTAGTCTATTAAGAACAGATGATGTTTTCTCTTTGAATAAACCCTGTGGAAGTGCAGTGTAGTTACTGTACTGAGAGGCCTGCTGTACCACACTTACCACAGTTTCTTCCTGTCTTAATGACTGTTGTGTTAGCTCACTGGACACTTGGTCTGATTCGCTGTAAATGACATGATACATATTAAACATTGATGATTTTTCTCGTAGCCTCATTCCTCCAAATTAGTTAAACTGTCCCATAGTGCTATAACATCACTCTGTCCAAGAAAATTATTTCCAGTTCAATTTACACTCACAGATTGTCAGTTTCACACTTTATAGAGTTTACTGCTTCTGTAAATAATCTTTACCCACTGATGGAACCTTTttcaatttatataaataacccTTCAACAaatatgtattatttgttttatatagtaCAAATACATTCATCAGTTACATACTTACAAAACGTACATCTGGTATAAATGTGTGTCAATTTGAGTAAAATATTAAAGACGTTAAAATAAGCAAGATTATAAATGACATcaataatatcaataataataagaatgaAAATAGAAAGCAACTAAAGTACTATTCATGTTTACATGTTGCAATGCCGTCCAAAAgtatatgtaattatttttacatgtaCACAGATCTCAGCACTGTCTCCatgttctgtttaaaaatgtattacactgcacttttatttttaactacTGATAACacccacaaaataaaaaacacaaaatcacagatactgcattaaaaacaccCAACATAGAGCGTTAATagactgtgtaaatgtattattttaggAAAACAAGCACTTAACAACATCATTGCCTTTTATAGACAATGAAGTTGTGTTTaattatgttgtatttttttttactataacATTTTGGTGAGCAGGAACAAATAATTGACTCATGGCCTCTGAAATCCGTTCTTGGTTGGCCCACTACAAAAATATTTGCACATATGCATGGGTGTGCAACATGTAAATGATACGTAAATGAGGCCTGGTAATGTGGAGCTTGATTTCACATGGAAGTTCATCAACTGTGCCCAGCTTGTTTTGAATTTGTGGTCTAGGATCTCAAATATATTAACTAATATCTTACCCTCGGTCCTGACCATCATCTGGATTTAAAGATACCTCTGCAAAAaggaacaaacaaagaaaacaacaaaaaataactcTTTAGATTTCACATGTAAAAATTTCAGTATGTTTGAACATACAGCTCaataataaaagcatttttcaaaaaaaggggaaaaaatatttaaatgtttgattATTTGGGGAAACGGCTGAGAAATTAATGATCAGGGTAAAACGGAAAATGCATAGcaaagagtgaggagagagagagctctgccATTGGGGTTATCAACACATCTGATATATAATCTCCAGCCAAATATAATTATGCAGTTCTTAGAAAATTAAAGGTttatatcattcattatctgtaaccgctttaaAGGTTTATATGCATGCACTAAATAATGAACAAAgtctaaaaataaatcattgaaAAATCTATATCTACAATGTCACAAGTATATTATAGAAATAATAAACTGATTGATAGATCAATTAATATCTTGAGTGATTACATAAAGTGATAAAAATGTAACATCGCAATCCCCAATTCacttgttcatttgtttatctAAATTTgatgaatataaataaacagcGTACTAATTGTGCCACAaacttataaataaaattattttaattctttGTTTCACATTCTGTACTGCACTAATTGCAATTAAATAGGACTATTTGCTTTTGATGAAACTGCTGATTTCCACAAATTGAATCAAAAGaagcattttttttccctcaaaagCACcataattgcccagccctaatgGAAATCTCCTTTAAATTTTGATAATAAATGCAATCaataattctaaaaaaaaaaacaaacacaaaccgtAAACCAAAAAAACTGTGAACTGAAGGTTTAAAGAAGCAATGAGCCATTTTTaaccaaacacaaaacagacattatttttaaaggaaGTCCAGGTTACAAATGTTAACTCAGAACTGTTAACACATACACCACCAAGTGTTAGTATGAAGGCTATTTCAGGCCAATATAGGCCTATATAGGCCTATATAGGCCTAAAGGCTATGAAGATGAATTATTAGAAAAGAGaactgactgcttctttaagGTACACTCTGTGTCTGAGCTGAGATCACTGACCTGGGAAGTTAAAACGGTTGTCTCGAGACTCTTTGGGAGAGGGGTTGGAGGGTGGGGTAGTGCTGGGCGGGTTACTCTGGCTGAAGGCAGCTGGGGAGGAAGGAGTGGATGAAGTGGTGGAGGAGGGGTTACTGCTCGAGTCCAGCTGACTCACAGATGGAGGCTGGTCCTAACATTTACAGTGCAGAAAATAACACAGTTATGCTGTCATTGACAGCGTATTACCAAGCAATTCAGTACAGTTTAATAATTCAAATTTGACCAAGGCTTGGGCAGATTATTTTACTATgtattacaaaaatataaaaaaattgtaaaataatgaacctgtcagttttgttttaaaacaattaatgcatttttaaaaatcataaatataaTGGATTCCAGAGGCCATGGAATTAACTCAATTAATTACTAACTACTGTCAGAATGCATTATGTTTTACAGATCAACAACATAATAAGGAGAAGTATTAGCATATGCACGTTATCTGCTATACTTCACTTACATGTTAACATAAGTAAGtacttttgtgttttaaaatatgatgtATTTCCAGGTTTTGTCATTGatacctttttatttattgcctTTGGTAATGTTCCAAACTGTGAAGAATGCTGCAATCTCTCcactttattattaatatcagaAGGAACTGACTCTGTTCTTCTGATTGGTGaaactgaaaagcatgaaagagAGGTACTAAGAACTAAGAAATATAATAGAAAATGAAATTTTCCATGTACATCATGCCAAGCCTCACCTGAAAATGGTATCTTGCACGGAAGTGCCTCTTTGGTGCACTTGTTGTGACACTTTAACCTAAGTGAGAAAAGAGTCGTTAACAGATGTTGTAAATGATAAGCAGGTGTGGTTACACTTCTAGGGTTCCCATGGCAACTTACTTGCAGTGTTTGCACTTTACACCGAACATCAAGTTCTTCTGACACACCTGACACGTCTGAGATAGCCATGATTTTGTAGAAaatctttaaaagaaaaaaaggtgtTCAAAAAAGGTGACACTAATATTAGCATTGGCACTAATATATCAATGAACTAAAGTGTCTTGTTTTACCTGTGTGAAAAAGTAAGGCCAAAGTCCCTTGGTGCATGTGGAGAGCTTTTCTGGACCGCTAGAgtcaaaacaataaatcaaaataaatgagtaGGAATAGAAAGGTATATGATGTATGTTGGTTCTGTCctaacaaaaacatattttttatgtttatacaTGCCAATGTGgatagattttattccaagaaaCTTTTAATCTCATCTATTGATCCATTTGCATTGAAATTATTGTGCAATTATTGTGATTGTGGTTCGTAAATGGTTTCAAAATCTGTTAttagttattaattaggttgtaaggCAACCGTGATTTATTTGTCTAATAATGCAAGTGTCAGAACGTACTGAAAAGATCAAGGTAAAGAAAACCTGGAAAtatgaatttagtcatttcacatgttaaggtaCATAGCACATTATCATCAGTGTCTAAAAAGGCATTCTATCAATGTTTAATGGGTTAACCTTGGTGGTAAAATGGTTAAaactattaacaaatatgtgcttaATGCTGACtaatggagaagacaaagtaagatAAGTATTCTGTaggatctgaggtttaacagtgtggatggatgtgggttcactatttggcaaataaggtcactgttgccctttttATCTATGTGTTATAATTGATTATGTATGATTTTAATATGGTTCAACCATTAATAGAGTTTTATATGCAAAGTCTTGTTCTAAAATGgtaccaaaatgttttacatactgtataatgtaaaaatgttagaatttattatgatttattaGAGCTATGTTTTCCGTAAGTTGCCCCGTCAAAGTTGCACCTACTCCTCAATGCAGGGCTTTCGAGCAGGGAGGGTGTGTTGGGTAGCGTGTGTGGTGACTGGGCAGAGAGCAACGGTGAACGTGAGGGTAAATCTTCATAGCCATTCCCTCCACCGTTCACATGCACATTCAGAAGTAGCTTATTCTTTTTCCCATTCCTGAAGACCAGTAGAGAAACCAcattacacacaaatacacaggaTACATAaccaaaacacaaatacaaatgacATATGAtatgaacacatttttttacatgattttacatcaggatcaataaagtgtGATATTCTCAGGTCTTTTCTCAACTTTCCTTTCTTTATCTAATCTTCAAGACCTCCAAACTGACAGCTACACCAGAGAAATTTGCTAAAGCTACAGACCAAAGAAAACTACACTCACTTTAGCGGAAAAACTCACCATTTTGTTGCACTTCCTCAACTGCTGCCAATTCCTACCTTCTGCACAATTTCCATTTGCATTCAGAGGGTACGTCTAAGCATAATCTCAGTATTTAGCTCAAGTTTTGATTTAAATTAAATGGACTGAGTAAAAAAACTGAggaaatatccatccatccatccattatctgtaaccgcttatccaatttagggtcgcggggggtccagaggctacctggaatcattgggcgcaaggcgggaatacaccctggaggggacgccagtccttcacagggcaacacagacacacacacattcactcacacactcacacctacggacacttttatgtcgccaatccacctgcaacgtgtgtttttggactgtgggaggaaaccggagcacccggaggaaacccacgcggacacggggagaacacaccaactcctctgaggaaataaaacatttctaaataaTCATGCATGCATTTGGAGAGGAGAAATTGTGGAAATTAGATTTCTTTTGCTAACATCCTGATCCTTATCCTTCCTACAGTGACACAGCAGCTGACTCAAGCTTTCAAAGAACTTTGTAAGACATCTAAGGTCAATACTTTAAATAATTCCAAACACATTCCAAATAGAAGAATAAGAAAAATCCCTACAGCAATAGGGTTCTATGCTTGAAACCTAATAAATAACCATTTGTGATGTGGCATGTAAAAGCCCAAACCTGAATACCTCCTGAActaatttaaatttgaaaaacaaatgtttaaacaacacaaatatttaaagaatTATTTGACTTTCCAAATAAGTGTGTATAATAGGTTGGACCTACTTGCTGGGTATCGGCTCATCCACTCGGTTGGCCAGCTGTGTGTGGCTCTTGCTGCGGGGTAAGTTGAAGTTGGGTAGGAGTTGCCGCAGTCTGTTGGATGAGGGTGGTGGGGTGTAGGGGGGCAGGACACTCCTAATTGTGGGTGGAGTAACAGGAGGAGTTGAGGCCAGGCCCAATGGCTTGTGTCTGAACTGAGGTGAGGTGTGAAAGGGGTcagtcagtccatcacaggcatACAAAGAGGGATAATCCAGAGAGGACACAGCGGACACTGAGATGGAGCGAGGAGCACAGGGGCCTGTGGAGTTCAAAGGATGTTCCACTATCCAGGGAATACCATCGTCTTTCAACTCCCTTCCTGCAAAGAGACCAACTTTATTAATTCAGCCCGATTTTAAAACAGGTATGGCTTTGAAATCTGACTGACTGAGCCCCTTTAAAATCACTCTGTTGTTCCAAATACAAACGCTGTCTGAGTCATCTTTTTGAACATTTAACATGTACACACTTGGAAGAGTACATTTACTGCCTAATTTTCTCATGTTACCAAACAGATGTTTGCAATGGCTAGCATCATGCTGAATGAGGCATGCACAAGAACAGTTCTGCTCTCTTGATAACTAAGCCTTGGATGTCTGAGATATCACAGAGGACTAAACTTGCAGTTTCCAGATggcaagacaaaaaaaagacaGTTATGCCGCACAGGAGACCCATAATTTCTATCCTATAGTAATGCAAAGTCACAGTGGAGTAATGTCACTTGTGcagaaaatgttatatattttgatTATCATTAACAACAGATTTCTTAAAAACCAGTGCAGTTAATAATATTGTATGTAGACAACACAATATAAGTAACACATTGCTGCTAGTTGTTTATTGCATATTTTATACTGTAAGGAGACTGCAGATGACCAGGCTTGTTACATGAACATAACTACAGCTAGAATCCTTAAGGTTAAATAGAACTCAAAGTTTCAGTGGTTAAACATTTTACTCTCTGCAGCTGCAGGAAGTCAAGTGGCTTGTTATGGCTAATATGCATCTGATGAAAAAGCTGGTTTGAAATTCATACCACTTACCCTTATACGGCAGCAAAATTGGGCAGTATTAATCCATCATGTCATTCTAAAAACATATTAGCTAGAATTTGGGAAATATTCCCTCAGTGGCAGCTGCTCTTCCATAGTCTGAAGCAGTGTTTGTATACCTGGCTCTGAGCAGGTAGCGTGGGACTGACCTGGGTCAGTGGCACTCTTTAGGCAGGAGAGGGCAGCAGTGACACGGGAACATTCATCAGCACTGGAACCCAGTCGCCTCATGGTCTCCTGCACCTGAGCACCTGACATCTGCAGCAACGCATCCAGAGATAACTTTCCTGGTactgcctgagagagagagagagagagagagagagagagaaagaaagaaagaaagagagagaaatctcATATCTATTCCTTATCATTTGGACCTTGTGATTGTAATCCCTTTAGACTCTATTCACAAATTAATATggagaaaacattttttaaagttttttcaaaaaatatattttcaatatgGAATTTTCTAAACATCCAGTTGTTTTACGTCATCATGTCAGCAGTAACCAAGGTTCAGGAAATGGAGGATTAAGGAGAGGTTTATGTAATACTGTCAGCTTCCAAAGAACTAAATCACCAGGACTCTCAGGAACACTGCAGGGTAATTGATGGAAGAGGATATTTTCCTCTTTTGAAGGAATGTGCAGAAATGTAGAAAGGCAAAGAAGTATTTGATCCACAGCAGGTGAATGATAGAATCAGTAGGCATCTGCCATAGGGCTTATACTGATATACAATGTCACACTATGGTTTtaaacacttacacacatacagtacatatatacacatgtaAACCATCTCCCTTCTACAAATAGAATAAAGACTTTTTGTAAGATACATCCTCAATAGGTGACAGGAAAAAAGCATTGGTTTTGGTAATGATACTGGTAATCACTGTATGACTACAAATTAAACTTATGCACCTATAAAACTAATGAGATCTTGTATTTCTAATCAGATCCTGCAAAACATTCAAATTAAACATGGAAATGAGGACAGAGCTACATTATGTCAGGCCATGAATGTGAAAAATCTGCCATTTTtgcatttatataaacacagaTGCAGTCACaatccattcacacacacacatcagatcatcatgaatttatttatacacagttTCAGCCACAGTGCGAGCTTGACTGCCTCTGAATCAGGAAATTCAATAGATCACAAACACagttacaattttttaaaatgcatatATGAACAAGATCTAGATAACTAACCCTAACTGCTACATCCTGCTCAGGGtttgaatcactgggcacaagccaggaacacaccctggacagggcactatCCACCTTaggatatacacacacacacacaaacaggcaaTTTTACACAGCTAATCTatctaccaatatgtgtttttcaactgttggaggaaactgatacacctggaggacacccacaaaggcacaaggagaacacaacaaacacctCACAAAATGTCACCTGAGGTGGTGATTGAACTTACATCCAGAGAACCCCAGAACTTGTTGTACCACAGTGCTGCCCACGGGACTATTTGCAAACTTAAATGTCCAAAGAAACAGTGACTGGGACACAGGCTGAATATACGATCAGATCAAGCTTTTTCAATTAATTGCAGTATTTACCATATATATGTTACTCTAGTGTTTACTAGAGTGCAATATGGGATCTGcacaatatgtaaataaaaacaggatgCAATAATGTTccaatcatttaaaccctatccATAAACGAAGTAGTGgattaaaaacaggaaagcttctgtagtggaaatcactgcatgggctcagaaaaCCACTGTCTGTAAACACACTTGTCCCTACATCcacaaaagcaaagatgcaaaagggaaaactgttctgtggtccGATGAACGatgaataattttaatttttttctggaAATTATGGATGTCACGTCCTC is a window of Hoplias malabaricus isolate fHopMal1 chromosome 1, fHopMal1.hap1, whole genome shotgun sequence DNA encoding:
- the ksr1b gene encoding kinase suppressor of Ras 1 isoform X1 translates to MANGEEGSGSVMAAAALQQCQLLQNIIDISICSLQGLRTKCTASCHLTQHEIHTLEVKLLKYITKQLQCKQKVPVCERSLALDSYPHLVDWLHTINLRPELIQAVPGKLSLDALLQMSGAQVQETMRRLGSSADECSRVTAALSCLKSATDPGRELKDDGIPWIVEHPLNSTGPCAPRSISVSAVSSLDYPSLYACDGLTDPFHTSPQFRHKPLGLASTPPVTPPTIRSVLPPYTPPPSSNRLRQLLPNFNLPRSKSHTQLANRVDEPIPSKNGKKNKLLLNVHVNGGGNGYEDLPSRSPLLSAQSPHTLPNTPSLLESPALRTVQKSSPHAPRDFGLTFSHRFSTKSWLSQTCQVCQKNLMFGVKCKHCKLKCHNKCTKEALPCKIPFSVSPIRRTESVPSDINNKVERLQHSSQFGTLPKAINKKDQPPSVSQLDSSSNPSSTTSSTPSSPAAFSQSNPPSTTPPSNPSPKESRDNRFNFPEVSLNPDDGQDRGESDQVSSELTQQSLRQEETVNEDVNDECQPEQEKQEAASEDEGEDEDDDVDDLPNFSPRKGHFSRKPSQTSVYLQEWDVPFEQLVLGELIGKGRWGKVYRGRWHGEVAVRLLEIDGNNQGHLKLFKKEVMNYRQTRHENVVLFMGACMNPPQLAIITSFCKGRTLYSFVRDSKNSLDINKTRQIAQEIVKGMGYLHAKEIVHKDLKSKNVFYDTNKVVITDFGLFGMSGVVQEDRRENELKLPQGWIYYLAPEIVRRLCPGSDEDRLPFSKAADVYAFGTIWYELQKQEWPITKQPAEAAIWQLGSGEGIKRQLSQINLGKEITEILCACWSFELDDRPTFSQISDLLEKLPKLNRRLSHPGHFYKSAEYVS
- the ksr1b gene encoding kinase suppressor of Ras 1 isoform X2 — encoded protein: MANGEEGSGSVMAAAALQQCQLLQNIIDISICSLQGLRTKCTASCHLTQHEIHTLEVKLLKYITKQLQCKQKVPVCERSLALDSYPHLVDWLHTINLRPELIQAVPGKLSLDALLQMSGAQVQETMRRLGSSADECSRVTAALSCLKSATDPGRELKDDGIPWIVEHPLNSTGPCAPRSISVSAVSSLDYPSLYACDGLTDPFHTSPQFRHKPLGLASTPPVTPPTIRSVLPPYTPPPSSNRLRQLLPNFNLPRSKSHTQLANRVDEPIPSKNGKKNKLLLNVHVNGGGNGYEDLPSRSPLLSAQSPHTLPNTPSLLESPALRTVQKSSPHAPRDFGLTFSHRFSTKSWLSQTCQVCQKNLMFGVKCKHCKLKCHNKCTKEALPCKIPFSVSPIRRTESVPSDINNKVERLQHSSQFGTLPKAINKKDQPPSVSQLDSSSNPSSTTSSTPSSPAAFSQSNPPSTTPPSNPSPKESRDNRFNFPEVSLNPDDGQDRGESDQVSSELTQQSLRQEETVNEDVNDECQPEQEKQEAASEDEGEDEDDDVDDLPNFSPRKGHFSRKPSQTSVYLQEWDVPFEQLVLGELIGKGRWGKVYRGRWHGEVAVRLLEIDGNNQGHLKLFKKEVMNYRQTRHENVVLFMGACMNPPQLAIITSFCKGRTLYSFVRDSKNSLDINKTRQIAQEIVKGMGYLHAKEIVHKDLKSKNVFYDTNKVVITDFGLFGMSGVVQEDRRENELKLPQGWIYYLAPEIVRRLCPGSDEDRLPFSKAADVYAFGTIWYELQKQEWPITKQPAEAAIWQLGSGEGIKRQLSQINLGKEITEILCACWSFELDDRPTFSQISDLLEKLPKLNRRLSHPGHFYKSADSWRHHCLKEHCSEGMHSRCPYVYKYHS